The Dietzia sp. ANT_WB102 region GCGAGGCACTGCGCCGCATCACCGAGGGCGCGGCAATGATCCGGTCAAAGGGCGAGGCCGGTACCGGCGACGTGTCCAATGCCACCACCCACATGCGGCAGATACGGCAGCAGATCCGCAAGCTGCAGAGCCTGCCGAAGGACGAGCTGTACGTGGCGGCCAAAGAGCTCCAGGCACCCTACGAGCTGGTCAAGGAGGTCGCCGAGAAGGGCAAGCTCCCCGTGGTTCTGTTCACCGCCGGCGGCATCGCAACCCCGGCCGACGCCGCGATGATGATGCAGCTCGGTGCCGAGGGCGTCTTCGTCGGTTCCGGCATCTTCAAGTCCGGCAACCCGTCAGATCGCGCGAAGGCGATCGTCAAGGCCACCACCTTCCACGACGACCCCGAGATGCTCGCCAATATTTCCCGCGGGCTCGGAGAAGCAATGGTCGGCATCAACGTCGACGACATCCCGGAGCCGCACCGGCTCGCCGAGCGGGGCTGGTGAGCCGCGGGTGGCGAAGATCGAGGACATCCTCGAGATCGAGCGGATAGACCGCGACCTCTACCGGGGCCCGGCTATCCGCACGCACCTGCAGCGGACCTTCGGCGGGCAGGTGGCCGGACAGACCCTCGTCGCCGCCGTCCGGACCGTGGACGAGGACAAGCAGGTCCACTCCTTGCACGGGTACTTCATCCGGCCTGGAATCCCTGACGTGCCGACCGTGTTCCAGGTCGACCGCCTGCGGGACGGCCGCAGTTTCGCCACCCGACGTGTGACCGCCATCCAGGAGGGGGAGCCGATCTTCTCCATGTCGGCGTCCTTTCACCTCGTCGACCAGGAGGGTATCGAGCACCAGGACACGATGCCCCGGGTCGTGGGGCCCGAGGAGATCGAGGTCCCCGATCTCAAGGACCTCGACGAGGACCACCGCATCTTCGTCGACGAATGGGCCCAGTGGGACATCCGGATCGTCCCCCGGGACCGACTGGAGACCAATTCGGCCCTCGCCTCCCAACAGCGGGTGTGGTTCCGCAGCGTCGACACGTTGCCGGACGACCCCAACTTCCACGTGTGCACACTCGCGTACATGTCGGATATGACTTTGCTGGGCTCGGCCAAGGTCCCCCACCCCGAGGAACCCACCCAAGACGCATCGCTCGACCACGCCATGTGGTTCATGCGACCGTTCCGGGCGGACGACTGGTTGCTCTACGACCAGACCTCACCGTCGGCCTCGGCCGGGCGCGCCCTCACTCAGGGCCGAATCTTCGACCGCTCCGGCAGACTCGTCGCCGCCGTCACCCAGGAAGGCCTGTCTCGGCGCCTGCGCCCGGGGGCGAGGTCGTTCCCGGTGAACGCGACCGACGACCCGACGACGAAGTGAGCCCGGACGCCCCGACCGTCGGCGTCCTCGCGCTACAGGGTGACGTCATCGAACACATCCGTCATCTGGAGTCCGTGGGAGCGCGGGCCGTTCCCGTCCGCCGACGCTCCGAACTCGACTCCGTGGACGGGCTTATCCTCCCCGGCGGGGAGTCCACCGCAATGAGCCGGCTGCTCGACGTGTACGAGATGTACGAGCCGGTCGCGGACCGGATCTCCAGGGGTATGCCCGTCTACGGCTCGTGCGCGGGCATGATCTTGCTGGCAACGGCCGTACTGGATACCCGGGCCGACGCCACCTGGTTCTCCGCGATCGACATGACCGTCCGTCGAAACGCCTTCGGACGGCAGGTCGACTCGTTCGAGGCAGACCTTGTCGTCGAAGCATTCGGCGCCGACCCGCTACGGACGGTGTTCATCCGCGCCCCGTGGGTCGAGTCCCTCGGCCCCGACGTGGAAGTACTCGCCGAAGTCCGCGCCTCCGACGGCCGGGACCACGTGGTCGCGGTTCGCCAGGGCAACGCCTTGGCGACCTCCTTCCACCCCGAGGTGACCGACGACGTTCGCGTCCACGAGTACTTCCTCGACATGGTGCGGCAGGCAACCTCGTAGACTGGGCGGTCAGCGAGACATCGCACCGGATCCACCGCACGGTGGGACCGGTCTGACACCCCCGGAGGGCGGAACATCCATGGCAGGCCATTCCAAGTGGGCCACCACCAAGCACAAGAAGGCGGCGA contains the following coding sequences:
- the pdxS gene encoding pyridoxal 5'-phosphate synthase lyase subunit PdxS; this encodes MSEPQSSENTTGTARVKRGMAEMLKGGVIMDVVTADQAKIAEDAGAVAVMALERVPADIRAQGGVARMSDPDLIDGIIEAVSIPVMAKARIGHFVEAQILQALGVDYVDESEVLTPADYTNHIDKFAFTVPFVCGATNLGEALRRITEGAAMIRSKGEAGTGDVSNATTHMRQIRQQIRKLQSLPKDELYVAAKELQAPYELVKEVAEKGKLPVVLFTAGGIATPADAAMMMQLGAEGVFVGSGIFKSGNPSDRAKAIVKATTFHDDPEMLANISRGLGEAMVGINVDDIPEPHRLAERGW
- a CDS encoding acyl-CoA thioesterase II, with the protein product MAKIEDILEIERIDRDLYRGPAIRTHLQRTFGGQVAGQTLVAAVRTVDEDKQVHSLHGYFIRPGIPDVPTVFQVDRLRDGRSFATRRVTAIQEGEPIFSMSASFHLVDQEGIEHQDTMPRVVGPEEIEVPDLKDLDEDHRIFVDEWAQWDIRIVPRDRLETNSALASQQRVWFRSVDTLPDDPNFHVCTLAYMSDMTLLGSAKVPHPEEPTQDASLDHAMWFMRPFRADDWLLYDQTSPSASAGRALTQGRIFDRSGRLVAAVTQEGLSRRLRPGARSFPVNATDDPTTK
- the pdxT gene encoding pyridoxal 5'-phosphate synthase glutaminase subunit PdxT, whose protein sequence is MSPDAPTVGVLALQGDVIEHIRHLESVGARAVPVRRRSELDSVDGLILPGGESTAMSRLLDVYEMYEPVADRISRGMPVYGSCAGMILLATAVLDTRADATWFSAIDMTVRRNAFGRQVDSFEADLVVEAFGADPLRTVFIRAPWVESLGPDVEVLAEVRASDGRDHVVAVRQGNALATSFHPEVTDDVRVHEYFLDMVRQATS